The following are encoded in a window of Syngnathus scovelli strain Florida chromosome 4, RoL_Ssco_1.2, whole genome shotgun sequence genomic DNA:
- the csnk2a2a gene encoding casein kinase 2, alpha prime polypeptide a isoform X1: MPGSASPASSKARVYTDVNTGKNREYWDYDKHVSKWSNQDNYQLVRKLGRGKYSEVFEAINVSSSEKVVVKILKPVKWKKIKREIKILENLRGGTNIIRLIDTVKDPVSRTPALVFECINNTNFKELYQRLTDHDIRYYMYELLKALDYCHSMGIMHRDVKPHNVMIDHQLRKLRLIDWGLAEFYHPAQEYNVRVASRYFKGPELLVDYKQMYDYSLDMWSLGCILASMIFLKEPFFHGQDNYDQLVRIAKVLGTDELFGYLNKYRIELDSRFQDLLGQQTRKRWEQFIQSENQHLVSPEALDLLEKLLRYDHQQRPTALEAMKHPYFYPVAKQSSTYANTVSTKELSNSIVL, encoded by the exons ATGCCCGGATCAGCATCACCAGCCAGCAGCAAGGCCCGGGTGTACACCGATGTTAACACGGGGAAGAACAGAGAGTACTGGGATTACGACAAGCATGTGTCAAAGTGGAG CAATCAAGACAACTACCAGTTGGTGCGCAAATTGGGTCGAGGGAAGTACAGTGAAGTTTTTGAGGCCATTAACGTGAGCAGCAGTGAAAAAGTAGTGGTGAAAATCCTCAAG CCTGTCAAGTGGAAGAAGATTAAACGAGAGATAAAGATTCTTGAAAATCTACGTGGGGGGACAAACATCATCCGCCTGATTGACACAGTGAAAGACCCTGTG TCCAGAACACCAGCACTTGTCTTTGAGTGCATTAATAATACAAATTTTAAG GAGCTTTACCAGAGGCTGACAGACCATGATATTCGTTACTACATGTATGAGCTTCTCAAG GCCCTGGACTACTGTCACAGTATGGGCATCATGCACAGAGATGTAAAGCCTCACAATGTCATGATCGACCACCAGTTGAGAAAG CTGCGTCTTATAGATTGGGGTTTGGCAGAATTTTACCATCCTGCTCAGGAATACAACGTCAGGGTGGCCTCTCGCTATTTCAAAGGGCCAGAGTTGCTTGTGGATTACAAG CAGATGTATGACTATAGTTTGGACATGTGGAGTCTCGGGTGTATATTGGCAAGCATGATCTTTTTGAAGGAGCCTTTTTTTCATGGCCAGGACAATTATGATCAG TTGGTTCGCATTGCTAAAGTTCTTGGCACTGATGAACTTTTTGGCTACCTAAACAAGTATCGAATAGAACTGGACAGTCGGTTCCAAGACCTACTGGGACA GCAAACACGGAAGCGGTGGGAACAGTTCATCCAGTCAGAGAATCAACACCTGGTGAGCCCTGAGGCTCTggacctgctggagaagctcctGCGTTATGACCACCAGCAAAGACCAACAGCCTTGGAGGCTATGAAGCACCCATATTTCT ACCCTGTGGCAAAACAATCCAGTACTTATGCCAACACAGTCAGCACAAAGGAATTAAGCAACTCCATTGTGTTATGA
- the csnk2a2a gene encoding casein kinase 2, alpha prime polypeptide a isoform X3 gives MPGSASPASSKARVYTDVNTGKNREYWDYDKHVSKWSNQDNYQLVRKLGRGKYSEVFEAINVSSSEKVVVKILKPVKWKKIKREIKILENLRGGTNIIRLIDTVKDPVSRTPALVFECINNTNFKELYQRLTDHDIRYYMYELLKALDYCHSMGIMHRDVKPHNVMIDHQLRKLRLIDWGLAEFYHPAQEYNVRVASRYFKGPELLVDYKLVRIAKVLGTDELFGYLNKYRIELDSRFQDLLGQQTRKRWEQFIQSENQHLVSPEALDLLEKLLRYDHQQRPTALEAMKHPYFYPVAKQSSTYANTVSTKELSNSIVL, from the exons ATGCCCGGATCAGCATCACCAGCCAGCAGCAAGGCCCGGGTGTACACCGATGTTAACACGGGGAAGAACAGAGAGTACTGGGATTACGACAAGCATGTGTCAAAGTGGAG CAATCAAGACAACTACCAGTTGGTGCGCAAATTGGGTCGAGGGAAGTACAGTGAAGTTTTTGAGGCCATTAACGTGAGCAGCAGTGAAAAAGTAGTGGTGAAAATCCTCAAG CCTGTCAAGTGGAAGAAGATTAAACGAGAGATAAAGATTCTTGAAAATCTACGTGGGGGGACAAACATCATCCGCCTGATTGACACAGTGAAAGACCCTGTG TCCAGAACACCAGCACTTGTCTTTGAGTGCATTAATAATACAAATTTTAAG GAGCTTTACCAGAGGCTGACAGACCATGATATTCGTTACTACATGTATGAGCTTCTCAAG GCCCTGGACTACTGTCACAGTATGGGCATCATGCACAGAGATGTAAAGCCTCACAATGTCATGATCGACCACCAGTTGAGAAAG CTGCGTCTTATAGATTGGGGTTTGGCAGAATTTTACCATCCTGCTCAGGAATACAACGTCAGGGTGGCCTCTCGCTATTTCAAAGGGCCAGAGTTGCTTGTGGATTACAAG TTGGTTCGCATTGCTAAAGTTCTTGGCACTGATGAACTTTTTGGCTACCTAAACAAGTATCGAATAGAACTGGACAGTCGGTTCCAAGACCTACTGGGACA GCAAACACGGAAGCGGTGGGAACAGTTCATCCAGTCAGAGAATCAACACCTGGTGAGCCCTGAGGCTCTggacctgctggagaagctcctGCGTTATGACCACCAGCAAAGACCAACAGCCTTGGAGGCTATGAAGCACCCATATTTCT ACCCTGTGGCAAAACAATCCAGTACTTATGCCAACACAGTCAGCACAAAGGAATTAAGCAACTCCATTGTGTTATGA
- the csnk2a2a gene encoding casein kinase 2, alpha prime polypeptide a isoform X2 gives MPGSASPASSKARVYTDVNTGKNREYWDYDKHVSKWSNQDNYQLVRKLGRGKYSEVFEAINVSSSEKVVVKILKPVKWKKIKREIKILENLRGGTNIIRLIDTVKDPVSRTPALVFECINNTNFKELYQRLTDHDIRYYMYELLKALDYCHSMGIMHRDVKPHNVMIDHQLRKLRLIDWGLAEFYHPAQEYNVRVASRYFKGPELLVDYKMYDYSLDMWSLGCILASMIFLKEPFFHGQDNYDQLVRIAKVLGTDELFGYLNKYRIELDSRFQDLLGQQTRKRWEQFIQSENQHLVSPEALDLLEKLLRYDHQQRPTALEAMKHPYFYPVAKQSSTYANTVSTKELSNSIVL, from the exons ATGCCCGGATCAGCATCACCAGCCAGCAGCAAGGCCCGGGTGTACACCGATGTTAACACGGGGAAGAACAGAGAGTACTGGGATTACGACAAGCATGTGTCAAAGTGGAG CAATCAAGACAACTACCAGTTGGTGCGCAAATTGGGTCGAGGGAAGTACAGTGAAGTTTTTGAGGCCATTAACGTGAGCAGCAGTGAAAAAGTAGTGGTGAAAATCCTCAAG CCTGTCAAGTGGAAGAAGATTAAACGAGAGATAAAGATTCTTGAAAATCTACGTGGGGGGACAAACATCATCCGCCTGATTGACACAGTGAAAGACCCTGTG TCCAGAACACCAGCACTTGTCTTTGAGTGCATTAATAATACAAATTTTAAG GAGCTTTACCAGAGGCTGACAGACCATGATATTCGTTACTACATGTATGAGCTTCTCAAG GCCCTGGACTACTGTCACAGTATGGGCATCATGCACAGAGATGTAAAGCCTCACAATGTCATGATCGACCACCAGTTGAGAAAG CTGCGTCTTATAGATTGGGGTTTGGCAGAATTTTACCATCCTGCTCAGGAATACAACGTCAGGGTGGCCTCTCGCTATTTCAAAGGGCCAGAGTTGCTTGTGGATTACAAG ATGTATGACTATAGTTTGGACATGTGGAGTCTCGGGTGTATATTGGCAAGCATGATCTTTTTGAAGGAGCCTTTTTTTCATGGCCAGGACAATTATGATCAG TTGGTTCGCATTGCTAAAGTTCTTGGCACTGATGAACTTTTTGGCTACCTAAACAAGTATCGAATAGAACTGGACAGTCGGTTCCAAGACCTACTGGGACA GCAAACACGGAAGCGGTGGGAACAGTTCATCCAGTCAGAGAATCAACACCTGGTGAGCCCTGAGGCTCTggacctgctggagaagctcctGCGTTATGACCACCAGCAAAGACCAACAGCCTTGGAGGCTATGAAGCACCCATATTTCT ACCCTGTGGCAAAACAATCCAGTACTTATGCCAACACAGTCAGCACAAAGGAATTAAGCAACTCCATTGTGTTATGA
- the LOC125967079 gene encoding zinc finger protein 319 yields the protein MTEAWQQQQQQQQQQQQQHTVAPPSVVHTLPQTTDALACTVYGVVLQPDSSLQQQQQLGQQQHVVQAQQPSMQLGGERVHKCGACGHDISHLANPHEHQCMVTQDRSFQCTQCMKIFSQATDLLEHQCVQVEQKPFVCGVCKMGFSLLTSLAQHHNSHGNGNNPMKCSICEKTYRPGSGNVTPTSSAANPQQPSTGETSGGGAAISASSPPAFEASAPDRPYKCSVCHKSFRHLSELTRHERVHTGEKPYKCDTCDKSFSQSSHLAHHQRTHSSERPYKCAVCEKSFKHRSHLVRHMYAHSGEHLFKCNLCEMHFKESSELLHHQCQPEGERPFRCGSCGKSFKRPSDLRQHERTHSEERPFQCEECQMSFKQQYALVRHRRTHKNPADRPFKCNLCDKGFLQPSHLLYHQQVHGMESLFKCASCQKSFSQSGELLRHKCGGEVEKPYKCDVCGKGYKKNSTLQRHQNTHCAEKPLKCSLCDKRFVSSSEFVQHRCDPTREKPLKCPDCEKRFRYSSELQRHRRVHTGEKPFKCASCDKSFKQREHLAKHQSVHSRETQFKCVWCGERFVDLAALQEHTVQHTAEGESFPEAPCIP from the coding sequence ATGACGGAGGCgtggcagcaacagcagcagcagcagcagcaacagcagcagcagcacacagTGGCTCCACCTTCTGTAGTGCACACACTTCCCCAGACAACGGACGCACTGGCCTGCACCGTGTACGGCGTTGTCCTGCAACCGGATTCTTCTCtgcaacagcagcaacagctggGCCAGCAGCAGCATGTTGTGCAAGCACAGCAGCCCTCCATGCAGCTAGGTGGCGAAAGAGTGCATAAGTGTGGCGCCTGCGGACATGACATCTCTCACCTGGCCAACCCCCACGAGCATCAATGCATGGTGACCCAAGACAGGTCTTTCCAGTGCACACAGTGCATGAAGATCTTCAGCCAAGCCACGGACCTGCTGGAGCATCAGTGCGTGCAGGTGGAACAGAAGCCTTTTGTTTGCGGTGTGTGTAAGATGGGCTTTTCCTTGCTCACTTCTTTGGCCCAGCATCACAACTCCCACGGCAATGGAAACAACCCAATGAAGTGCTCCATTTGCGAGAAAACGTACCGTCCCGGATCCGGAAACGTCACTCCCACCTCGTCGGCGGCCAATCCGCAGCAGCCCTCCACCGGAGAGACATCTGGTGGCGGTGCGGCAATCAGTGCCTCATCCCCACCTGCTTTTGAGGCCTCTGCGCCCGATAGGCCGTACAAGTGCTCAGTGTGCCATAAGTCCTTCCGGCATTTGTCTGAGCTGACCCGCCACGAGAGGGTCCACACAGGTGAGAAGCCGTACAAATGCGATACATGCGATAAAAGCTTCAGCCAGTCTTCGCATTTGGCTCACCACCAGCGCACACACAGCTCCGAGCGGCCATACAAGTGCGCTGTGTGCGAGAAGAGCTTTAAGCACCGCTCTCACCTCGTACGCCACATGTACGCCCATTCGGGCGAGCACCTTTTCAAGTGCAACCTGTGCGAGATGCACTTTAAGGAGTCATCGGAGCTCCTGCACCATCAATGCCAACCGGAAGGAGAAAGGCCTTTCCGATGCGGCTCGTGTGGAAAGAGCTTCAAGCGGCCGTCGGACCTGCGGCAGCACGAGCGCACTCATTCCGAGGAGCGACCCTTTCAGTGTGAGGAATGCCAGATGAGCTTCAAGCAGCAGTACGCTCTCGTACGCCACCGGCGCACCCATAAGAATCCGGCCGACCGCCCTTTCAAGTGTAATCTTTGTGATAAAGGCTTCCTGCAGCCCTCCCACCTGCTTTACCATCAGCAGGTGCATGGCATGGAAAGCTTGTTTAAGTGCGCATCTTGCCAGAAGTCCTTTAGCCAATCCGGAGAGCTGTTGAGGCACAAATGTGGAGGGGAAGTTGAGAAGCCCTACAAGTGTGACGTGTGCGGCAAAGGTTACAAAAAGAACTCCACGCTGCAACGCCACCAAAACACTCACTGCGCAGAGAAGCCGCTGAAATGCTCTCTGTGTGACAAGCGCTTTGTGTCATCCTCAGAGTTTGTCCAGCACCGCTGCGACCCGACCCGCGAGAAACCGCTGAAATGTCCCGACTGTGAGAAACGCTTCAGGTACTCGTCCGAGTTGCAGCGCCACCGTCGCGTCCACACAGGGGAGAAACCTTTCAAGTGCGCCAGCTGTGACAAGAGCTTCAAGCAACGCGAGCATTTGGCCAAGCATCAGAGTGTGCACTCGCGGGAGACACAGTTTAAATGCGTGTGGTGCGGCGAGCGCTTTGTCGATCTCGCCGCTCTGCAGGAACACACGGTccaacacaccgccgaaggcgagAGCTTCCCCGAAGCGCCTTGTATACCGTGA
- the jph3a gene encoding junctophilin-3 — protein MSTGGRFDFDDGGSYCGGWEQGKAHGRGVCTGPQGQGEYAGAWSHGFEVLGVYTWPSGNSYQGTWAQGKRHGIGVESKGRWDYRGEWTQGFKGRYGQLESTASGARYEGTWSNGLQDGYGTETYSDGGTYQGQWLGGMRHGYGVRQSVPYGMAAVILFPLRTSINSLRSEHSHGPPAVLEDSVANTPTDGVVAGLAGSPIGRGGFALIAPSEAERQRKRKGRFRQSILSGLKLRRSESKSSLASQLSKQSSFCSEAGMSTVSSAASDIHSNASENDQGAPVDATVTEMYAGEWQSDHRAGWGVGRRSDGLHYAGEWAGNKRHGYGCTTFPDGTKEEGKYKQNVLVSGKRKNLIPLRASKIREKVDRAVEAAEKAAEIAKQKAEIAMSRMSHARGKAEAAEGVARKAMEECRLSRIAAKELSPSFNIYSNGLECQMPQHQNVKDKDHEVISTGTDSPELCTPDMTPPVITPDLSPALSVPICPTRSPPNHVNRSRNACFMRQSAVDDQGGSEIQVLVESRATDILKGGANNWADDVYPDRGCSSRSTTPSLLEEQEGQVNGHDPVPVTNHKLREKSISNFKVREHTSSHRAWEHSASNPKSSKLSTSSHKSREYTSSNHKTWDHVSTNHKAYEHASSNYRQVHILSNHKALEHNVSNHKTSEHASSNHNSQDYISSNHNPKDHVASSYNFREHVFSNHHLKQHNPSNHKLNEHAVIDQRQDGLTQGWTAERSLRWSPAHSRLTEQNEERMNDYTVDMRLQCPQSQIPRGLAQESPAPKNNRLRSRGLRPVREGSVDSVQMLDNLNAGAELEDWPLHRDLTLSPPLQSQPITLEREGEILTPKSNSGSSSILVIMVILLNIGVAILFIHFFI, from the exons ATGTCCACTGGAGGCAGGTTTGACTTTGATGATGGGGGGTCGTACTGTGGGGGGTGGGAGCAGGGAAAAGCCCACGGCAGAGGGGTCTGCACGGGGCCACAGGGTCAGGGCGAGTACGCTGGGGCATGGAGTCATGGCTTTGAGGTCCTGGGTGTGTACACGTGGCCCAGTGGGAACAGCTATCAGGGCACCTGGGCGCAAGGCAAGCGGCATGGCATTGGAGTGGAAAGCAAGGGCCGCTGGGATTATAGAGGGGAATGGACGCAAGGGTTCAAAGGTCGCTACGGACAGCTGGAAAGCACAGCCAGTGGCGCCCGCTATGAGGGAACGTGGAGCAACGGCCTCCAGGATGGATACGGAACTGAAACCTATTCTGATGGAG GAACCTACCAGGGCCAGTGGCTGGGTGGGATGCGTCATGGCTACGGCGTGCGGCAGAGCGTGCCATACGGCATGGCGGCCGTCATCCTCTTCCCTCTGCGAACGTCCATAAACTCCCTCCGTTCTGAGCACAGTCACGGCCCCCCGGCTGTGCTTGAGGACAGCGTGGCCAACACGCCCACGGACGGGGTGGTGGCTGGGCTGGCCGGCAGCCCCATCGGCCGAGGAGGCTTTGCTCTCATTGCTCCGAGTGAAGCCGAGCGCCAGAGAAAGAGGAAAGGTCGCTTCCGGCAGTCCATCCTCAGCGGCCTGAAACTACGACGCTCGGAATCTAAAAGCTCCCTTGCCAGTCAGCTGAGCAAACAAAGTTCTTTCTGTAGCGAGGCTGGCATGAGTACGGTCAGCTCGGCTGCGTCCGACATCCACTCCAATGCGAGTGAAAATGATCAGGGCGCTCCTGTGGATGCAACTGTTACAGAAATGTATGCAGGTGAGTGGCAAAGCGACCACAGGGCTGGCTGGGGCGTGGGTCGACGCTCGGATGGCCTTCACTACGCAGGTGAATGGGCAGGGAACAAAAGACATGGGTATGGATGCACCACCTTTCCTGATGGCACCAAGGAAGAGGGAAAGTACAAGCAGAATGTGTTGGTGAGCGGCAAGCGCAAGAACCTGATTCCGCTGAGGGCCAGTAAAATCAGGGAGAAGGTGGACCGAGCTGTTGAAGCGGCAGAAAAGGCTGCGGAAATTGCCAAGCAGAAAGCTGAGATTGCCATGTCAAG AATGAGCCACGCTCGTGGAAAGGCAGAGGCGGCAGAGGGAGTTGCACGGAAGGCCATGGAAGAATGTCGACTGTCACGGATAGCTGCCAAAGAGCTCTCACCctcctttaacatctacagcaaTG GGCTCGAATGTCAAATGCCCCAGCACCAGAACGTCAAGGACAAAGACCATGAGGTCATCTCCACCGGAACAGACAGTCCAGAGCTGTGTACTCCGGACATGACACCGCCTGTTATAACGCCCGATCTCAGCCCTGCGCTGAGTGTCCCCATCTGTCCGACCCGCAGCCCACCCAATCATGTAAATCGTTCCAGAAATGCTTGCTTCATGAGACAGAGCGCCGTGGATGATCAGGGTGGGTCAGAGATCCAAGTTCTGGTGGAGTCACGGGCCACGGACATACTGAAGGGGGGTGCTAACAACTGGGCGGATGACGTGTACCCAGATCGAGGCTGTAGCAGCCGCTCAACAACGCCCTCTTTACTTGAAGAACAGGAGGGACAGGTTAATGGCCACGATCCAGTCCCTGTAACCAACCACAAGCTTCGTGAGAAATCAATCTCCAATTTCAAAGTCCGGGAGCACACTTCTTCCCACAGAGCATGGGAGCATTCTGCGTCCAACCCAAAGTCCTCCAAGCTTTCCACCTCTTCTCACAAGTCAAGGGAGTACACGTCATCCAATCATAAAACATGGGATCACGTGTCGACCAATCACAAGGCTTATGAGCATGCCTCTTCCAACTATAGGCAGgtacacattttatccaatcacAAGGCTTTGGAACATAACGTGTCCAATCACAAGACTTCTGAGCATGCTTCCTCCAATCACAACTCCCAAGATTATATCTCCTCCAATCACAACCCCAAAGACCACGTTGCCTCCAGTTACAACTTTCGAGAGCATGTCTTCTCCAACCACCACCTGAAGCAGCACAATCCCTCCAACCACAAACTTAATGAGCATGCTGTAATTGACCAAAGGCAAGATGGCCTCACCCAGGGTTGGACTGCAGAAAGAAGCCTTAGGTGGAGCCCCGCCCATTCACGCCTCACAGAGCAGAATGAGGAAAGGATGAATGACTACACAGTAGACATGAGGCTGCAGTGTCCGCAATCGCAGATACCTCGAGGCTTGGCTCAGGAATCACCAGCCCCCAAAAACAACCGGCTGAGATCCCGAGGCCTGAGACCggtcagagagggttccgttgacTCTGTCCAGATGCTGGACAATTTGAATGCGGGGGCGGAGCTAGAGGACTGGCCGCTGCATAGGGACCTCACCCTCTCCCCACCGCTTCAGTCTCAGCCCATCACTCTGGAGCGGGAAGGAGAGATTCTCACCCCCAAATCAAACTCA GGCTCCAGCTCCATTCTGGTGATTATGGTCATCTTACTCAATATTGGAGTAGCCattcttttcattcatttctttATTTAA